The following proteins are encoded in a genomic region of Jaculus jaculus isolate mJacJac1 chromosome 13, mJacJac1.mat.Y.cur, whole genome shotgun sequence:
- the Egr1 gene encoding early growth response protein 1 — MAAAKAEMQLMSPLQISDPFGSFPHSPTMDNYPKLEEMMLLSNGAPQFLGAAGAPEGSGGNSSGGGSGTGGSGGGGGGSNSGSGSGAFNPQGEPGEPPYEHLTAESFPDISLNNEKVMVETSYPSQTTRLPPITYTGRFSLEPAPNSGSTLWPEPLFSLVSGLVSMTNPPASSSSAPSPASSSSSASQSPPLSCAVPSNDSSPIYSAAPTFPTPNTDIFPEPQSQGFPGSTGTGLQYPPPAYPAAKGGFQVPMIPDYLFPQQQGDLGLGTPDQKPFQGLESRTQQPSLTPLSTIKAFATQSGSQDLKALNTTYQSQLIKPSRMRKYPNRPSKTPPHERPYACPVESCDRRFSRSDELTRHIRIHTGQKPFQCRICMRNFSRSDHLTTHIRTHTGEKPFACDICGRKFARSDERKRHTKIHLRQKDKKADKSVVASPATTSLSSYPSPVTTSYPSPVTTSYPSPATTSYPSPVPTSYSSPGSSTYPSPVHSGFPSPSVATTYTSVPSAFPAQVSSFPSVSVTNSFSASTGLSDMTATFSPRTIEIC; from the exons ATGGCCGCGGCCAAGGCCGAGATGCAGCTGATGTCCCCGCTGCAGATCTCTGACCCGTTCGGCTCCTTTCCTCACTCTCCCACCATGGACAACTACCCCAAGCTGGAGGAGATGATGCTGCTGAGCAACGGGGCACCCCAGTTCCTTGGTGCCGCCGGGGCCCCGGAGGGCAGCGGTGGGAACAGCAGCGGCGGTGGCAGCGGCACCGGGGGCAGTGGAGGTGGAGGGGGCGGCAGCaacagcggcagcggcagcggcgcCTTCAACCCTCAGGGGGAGCCGGGCGAGCCACCCTACGAGCACCTGACCGCAG AATCTTTTCCTGACATCTCTCTGAATAACGAGAAGGTGATGGTGGAGACCAGTTATCCCAGCCAGACCACTCGGTTGCCTCCCATCACCTACACCGGCCGCTTCTCTCTGGAGCCTGCACCCAACAGTGGCAGCACTCTGTGGCCTGAGCCCCTCTTCAGCCTGGTCAGTGGTCTGGTGAGCATGACCAACCCTCCGGCCTCTTCGTCCTCAGCACCATCTCCGGCCTCCTCTtcgtcctctgcctcccagagcccGCCGTTGAGCTGTGCAGTGCCATCCAACGACAGCAGTCCGATCTACTCCGCGGCGCCCACCTTCCCCACGCCAAACACTGACATTTTCCCCGAGCCGCAAAGCCAAGGCTTTCCAGGCTCCACAGGCACAGGGCTCCAGTACCCACCTCCTGCCTACCCTGCTGCAAAGGGTGGCTTCCAGGTTCCCATGATCCCTGACTACCTGTTTCCGCAACAGCAGGGAGACCTGGGCCTGGGCACCCCAGACCAGAAGCCCTTCCAGGGTCTGGAGAGCCGCACCCAGCAGCCTTCGCTTACTCCGCTTTCCACTATCAAGGCCTTTGCCACCCAGTCGGGCTCCCAGGACCTAAAAGCACTTAATACTACCTACCAGTCCCAGCTCATCAAACCCAGCCGCATGCGCAAGTACCCCAACCGGCCCAGCAAGACACCCCCCCACGAACGCCCCTACGCCTGCCCAGTGGAGTCCTGTGATCGCCGCTTCTCTCGCTCGGATGAGCTCACCCGCCACATCCGAATCCACACGGGCCAGAAGCCCTTCCAGTGTCGGATCTGCATGCGCAACTTCAGCAGGAGCGACCACCTTACCACCCACATCCGCACCCACACAGGCGAGAAGCCCTTTGCCTGTGACATCTGTGGGAGAAAGTTTGCCCGCAGCGATGAACGCAAGAGGCATACCAAGATCCACTTGCGACAGAAGGACAAGAAAGCAGACAAAAGTGTTGTGGCCTCCCCAGCCACCACCTCCCTCTCTTCCTACCCGTCCCCGGTCACTACCTCTTACCCGTCCCCGGTCACTACCTCTTACCCATCTCCGGCCACCACTTCATACCCATCTCCTGTGCCCACCTCCTACTCCTCTCCTGGTTCCTCAACTTACCCCTCCCCTGTGCACAGTGGCTTCCCCTCACCCTCAGTGGCCACCACCTACACCTCGGTTCCATCTGCTTTCCCTGCCCAGGTCAGCAGCTTCCCTTCCGTGTCTGTCACCAACTCCTTCAGCGCCTCAACTGGGCTTTCGGACATGACCGCCACCTTTTCTCCTAGGACAATTGAAATTTgctaa